The Apostichopus japonicus isolate 1M-3 chromosome 10, ASM3797524v1, whole genome shotgun sequence genomic sequence GCCTGCTGGCGTGTTCCAGCCCTGCAGATGTTTATGATACGCTGGTTTAGTGCCAGCCCTGCTGCCCGTGAGTACTTCATGTTTCTACTCTGCTTCTATTCGTGATGGACTTTTACTTTCTCTTGGAAAGTTGTAAAAAATATTCTTTCGGGAAGTAGTAACAATCAATGACGTGCATCATTCAAACTTTGTGACTTGCACTTTTAATTCATGGGACTACATGATTTGGTCACATATATACCAAAGCAGTAACCATGTAAGGTGGGGTGCCTCTAGAATGATGGTTGATGTATGGAAAAGTAGTAAAATACAATAGTTTATAACACAGTATACTATACAACTATATTTATGCGTCTCaagtataaattaataaatcagGGACATGAGCAATTTGGGGTTACCTATAGAATTGTGGTCCGGATAGTGAAGAATTggaataaataagaaatattgcAGAATGCCAATTTGAGTATAATTAAttgctgataattttttttcctatttttcttttagagGCCACCTGTTTACCAATGGTATTATCAACATTTAGTCAATTCTCCTTCTGGCATCTAGCTATCAATATGTATGTCTTATGGTCATTCACTCCCACCATTGGAGCTGTGCTTGGCAGGGAACAGTTTCTAGCATTTTATCTCACTGGCGGTAGGTTTCTTTCATTTAGTTATATCGTTCTAACTAATAGGCAGCTTCTCCACTCATTTGCATTCTTATTTTTTCACCAAACCTACCAAATATTTTACTCAAGATAGGTTTTTCACTTAATCATAGAATGATGTCATACATGTCTCTATAGCGTCATATTTTTGTATACTGTTTACTGATTTATGCGAGCATTCAATTACCCTTTGTTGGGTGTATTAAAGTTGCTATTATCATATCTTATCCTTATATACTTTCCATCATGTGAAGATTAATAATCAAATGATTTAACACTATGAGAGATTGTAACATGCTGGGAGTATAAATTTAGCATGTTTATGTACTGTAGCTACATATGGAGATGAGGTGCCTTTAAACTGCCTACATCTTTCTATGTACAGGACAGCTTGGAGCTCATTTATGTGACACAGTAAGTCATTAATGGAAGGGTCACACGGTGTGATTCTTGAGACACATGGTGTGATAATGTGGTTCAAACCTGCTTTGAAAAAAAGTGAACAGGAAATTATTGCCCCAATTTcctgaattttttaattttttccttaCTTAATTTCTCAGGAGTCTGGGCCTCATTTGCCAGCTATGCTGTTAAAGTTGCAACGAGTAGTGTACATCCATCCATTGGAGCAGTAAGTTATTTTCAACCTCAGCCTTTAAATCCTTCGAGCACTAGTAAGTTTGGGTCTTGTGCTCAACAAAGTTATCTCTCTAGGATTTGATTTTACATCTTGTGTTCTTTCATGAGAAAACGTCAGTGTGCAAGAACGTAAAAGCAATACCATTGACATAACTGTACTACTCTTAAAGTAGGAATGACAGTCCTCGAAATtcaggctatttactggctaagTGGATTGACCATTTGCCAGTTGGAAGAAAGAGGTAATTGAATTATTCTGTCGGTAGACCGTATGAACTGTATTACTGTATTAAACTAATGTTTGCTGTAGTACAGGAAAATGCCAGTGGCAACTTGATTTTAGCAAGTAGAGTTTTCTTTTTTAGCACTTTTCAGTAAGTGTCAAAAGTTGTGAACTTCTACCCCTGTGATGACTCATTTTGTTTGTTCCCAGTCTGGTGCAATCATGGCTGTTCTGGGGGCAGTCTGTACACATGTACCTGACGCTACTCTCTCCATCATCCTGTTACCATTTATCACATTTTCAGCCGGAGCTGTgagtattattaatatttgtcaACTATTGTTAAGAAAAAACAACTTGATGTGATATACTTTGAACCCCAGTCCCCTGATTCATTGAGACTGTAATCATGTGATCACCACGGTGCCATGTCGAGTGAAGTATCACAAATCCTTCCAGAaagtttataaataatattttcacaGAATCTTGGTTGAAGGTCTGTGAGAGATCTAAGAAAAGAGCAGATATTGCACAAGGTCTTATCCAAAGGCATCATGTGTGCAAATGGCAACACTCAGTATTCACCATGTGAACTGGTTAGGCAATGATTTTACAGTAGTACCCTTTTCACCACAGATATGACATTTACTGTTGCAACCATGGACATCTTTCTCTAATGTTTTGGATTACGTCTTATTTATGTAACAAATCTCTGCGAACAACTGTGATATTAGTTTATATGTAAAGTTGCCTGTGTTGCATCTGTGATCTCTAGATTGAGGATACCGAATGTCGTGCAATATTGGTAAATGGTAGCGAACCCACatgtagatatacatatatatatatatatatatatatattgcaatatcaTAGTATCCCAACAACATTTTTGCACAGTAAAGGGCAGTTGCAtacaatattttcataattgcatcgtgtttttatttcttctgcAGGCATTGAAAGGGTTAGTAGCCTTTGAGTCTCTAGGAGTGATCTTACGATGGAAGTTTTTTGATCATGCCGCTCATCTCGGCGGATTACTGTTTGGATGGTGagtttttttgcaattaaaCTTTTGAATTGATTTCTCTCAAGGCTTGAAATGACGCTAGTGTTCATGTACGATCATCGCATCGGTGTAGAATTCAAAAGAGTGGATGTATAGCTTCTTATAATAACACTTGCGATATTCATTCTAACACTTACATAAAGTGAACTAATTCTTTGCATTTTCTTCCCAGCTACTATGTTACAGATGGACACAAGAGGACCTGGGACCACAGGGGGAGATTTATGGAAAGATGGCATAAATTTAGAGGGAAACCGGTGGACAGTTAAAGGCCCAAGACAATTTTGAGAAGAGAATGTTTGATGGTGACCATGAGTTGTAGCTTGAAATTGAGGAAGTAAATTGCTCAACCAAGCAAAACCAGTGTTGCCTTTAGTGCTAACTACAGCAAGGCAACTCACACCTAACAAACGTGAAACTGAGAAAAGCTGCAAAATTATGATGCAAGCTGACATTTTAAGTGTAACATGCATTTCTGCACATTTCGACAGTGGTTAGGAAGTCTTTATTTagttgaaaacaatatttggtGGGATTTTCAGAGGAATGTGGAAGCTTCTTTTGCATTGTTCCAGCATCTTCAGCTTCCtgcattttaaatgttttatgatCCTTGGTCATCGACTGTTTATTTCCACAAAATTAATCGGAAGGCATGGTCTTGACCATAGCATCataattcaaagaaataaatgCTAACAAACAGAATTTTTAAAAGTGAAGGAGTTCAAAGAACACAATCAAACATTGTGTTTGGCATGTCCAGTTTATGGTAACAGGAAGTAAGCCATTTGGAGAAAGAACAAGATTTCAATTCTCATATGGAAAGTGAATTTGTGGAGGTCaccatatttatttcatttttcatatttgggTGTTTTCTAAAACTAATTTTGTGCTGAAAAGGTGTGGTAGTTTTAACTTTGAACATCTAAATATTCCTTATATTCTCCTGccttaaatatatgaaataagaaaattgaatttttttcacCAAGGTTTTGTCACAGTTTCTACCTTTGCTGGCATTTCCAAATTTTCCATGCAGTGCATGCTCCAGAAACTTGTTTCAGACATGACGGAATATTTCATTGATCTAAACCGACTCTTAAActtgttttcaatgtttttattcAGTCGATGCAAAGGACACTGCTAGGATCAGATGTAATGCTCTCTAAACCATTTGTTTTGTGTGCTTAAATTTGATGGAGTAATGATATCAGAAGTCTCATGGTTTGTTGTAGTACTCAAAAAGTAATTGGTACTTAAGTACTCTTTTGCAGGTGCTCTATTCTCAAACTCCGAATAAAGTACCTTGGTGTTTAAGTACTTGTACTGAACACTGATCTCTAAGTCTGAATGGATCTCATTGTTAGATTTCACAGCATCTCAGGGAAAGATTATGAATAAATTTGATCCCACCAATGGATCTGATATGATCGTATTATGGTATGACTTGAGTCAACAGACCTTTCGACATTTTAGATTGAGGATCGTTTGAACCCAGTATTGGAAATTTATACTGTCGTAGGGATGCAAATCTCTATAAGAGAAAACTCACCGTGGAGAGAGTACATGTGTGATGATGTCAATTGTGggaaattttgatatatttagatTTATGAGaaatataaattattcatttcaaaattttcattttttctctttcagtctttgtttctgtttgattcAAAATGCTGATCATGTCATATTTAGGGTCATTAGTGAGGTCAGATTAGTACGTAACATAAATTTAAAGCTAAAAATTTGGTCATGAGACAAGGAAGAGTAGAGACCCCACAAATTTTCTAGATGCATCATGAGGCGATAAATTTTCTAGATGAATCATGAGGCAATTATcgcatatatattattattattattttaggtttacagtcttgtacagGGCCAAGGCCCTTTCACACGacttttacaacttaaccctgatcattggtaacttgtcacacctacacaccaaagtgtgcacaattcaaacaatctctcctggggcaccacaaccacgtgtcccccgggggcttcccatagggtgcagccacaaaccggcgcacgcaactatattaaagttacctcgcaagtccccatttatacacctgggtgaagagaggcaatagagataaagcgccttgcccaaggacacaacgcaatgatctggccagggctcgaacctgtaatccttagatcacaagtccactgccttaactaaccacttgaccacaacgccctcagcTTAAGCTGtctatttgttaatattttcaaaagtaccttcccaGTGGTTCTGGATCTCCAGACTTGTTCATTCACAAGATGTAAACGAGACCATTCAAATATCTCAGCCGGGAGCAGTACTTTGAGGGGTGGCAGTTAAATGTTCCTGTTGGAAGTtggagcatgggtgaccattatttgactttctagcatatttggggacgATACTGATGGTCTTTAAAGCTAGATTTCTGTGACGACACTTAGTTACAGTATTCTAAGTAAAAACATAATTAACTACACTATTCTTAATGCAGAAATGGAAAGAAACGAAACACATTTATGAATCCAATTTGAAATTTATATTCACTCTTAGAATGAATGAAGACCACTCTTCGAATTAAACAATAACTTAAAAGATTATAGAGTGTACATGCAATATAAACATTTCACTATGTCAAGCATTGCTGCTGTGAATGTATGCAAATCAAACCACACAAACAGTTTTCTAACAATTCATGACTTGGGCCACTAAAATTTCATGTAAGTTACCCAAAGAAATAAGCAAAGTTTCTACACGTAGAGATAATACAGTGACTCTTGTCGGGAAATTACTGGCAATGACTCAACAGTAAGCTAAAGTGACTTGTTACAACTCTGCATAAAAATGACatcaaattgtgaaatacatacatgtatcttATTACctgttacaagttttattcaaatcgaagaagaaaacaaattgatacTAATAAAAAGGCAATTCTTTGATGTAAAGAATCATGTAAGGCCTATGTAGGAGCAATAGTATGTCATCGTCGAGGTAATGTTAGTTGCTCATGCAAATAACACTATGTTCTTACTGATGTGGAAAAACATCCACTTTGGGGTAAACAAAAGCACTATTGTGATAACATTTCATAATGCCACAcaatataaaaattgaaatCGCTTTCAAAATCCTTTGAAAAACTTCTCCAACAGATGcaaatttttgaagaaaaaaaagggatttTGTTACATTATTCATTATCTCCCtaaacttatttttttatttacattgaCAAAGCTGAATAGATAAGCAAAACCTGCAGTATCAGGTTGAAAATGGAAGGAATCTGTACAGATTGCATTACGGCATTGCAGATAAGCATCTCTTGTTAACCTAGGACAAACTCATTGGTCAACACTGAGATGATGATATCAAGGTGAAAAGATAATTCCAAGAATACGCCTTCTTTCAAACTTGAAAGGTGAACACCAGAAATTGATTGTGACAGGTCATGTTTATTCAAGTAAATAAACATACTGTCGGCTTGGGATATTCTTTgaaacaccttcaattctcattatgacatttaaaatttaattaataaatatctaGAACCTTTTGTGAGATTCTAACTATGACATTTCATTTTGCacattaaaaacattaaaagaaatCGACAACCGTTAATGAAAATTTGGTACGAATTAACTCAAATTTCTTTTCTGaatgatttcatatgaaaacataattCAATTTTTTGTTCTAAATAgtggtaattttttttctttcagaagaGACTTCACAGAAACTGTGAAAGACATACAAATCTGAGATACTAGACATCAATTAACAGAATTAGACACAAAACTAAAAGGAGGTAATACAAAATGTGTATTAGATCTGATCATTCCATCTATAAACTAAAAACACACCGAGAATATCATTCTCACAAATGACTCTCATCTTTCGATGGCTCCCTCAAGGTGAATATGAAGTGAAAGACTggatagcaatatatatatttacatgcgACAGTAACTGTGCAGAAGAACATCTTTACAAGGGGAGCAGAAATTTAGCAATTTTTTCTTGTCCAAACTAAAGTATGCTAACTAAAAATCAAAGATGGTAGAGACCCTCATTGGAAATCTTCTTAAGTTAATAACTTTTTCGCTGTGAACTTCAAAGTCACAACAACTAAATGTGCTAATCTAGTGTCACTCCTAATGGTTTTGTTTGCGGTTAGGAGGTCTGTAGTAGACACACTGTAAATGTCCAAGGGTCAATCTTAGTACCAGCTCAGATAATCAAGGCACTGTGTCAAGAAGAAAAAGCTGCAGCTTAACTTTTGACACATTGCCCTAAAATTAATTTCAACCACAGAAGACTTTTTTCTTACTTTCCATTGACTACCCTGAGAAAGTGATCTTGatataccagcatgctggtatatTAAGATCACTTTCTGACGCTATGCATTAACCTTCAAAGACAAGCAAGGGCTATACTAAAAACTGAGatgttacagtatgtatcatCAGCGAGTCAGCATAATATTTATTGCATgtaattgttttattcattctGACTCATACCATTTTGCACTTTGCAGGGATAAAGTTATTCGGTTTCCCATTGCAAAAAGCTCTGTAAAATGGTCGAATTACTATGCAAATCCAAACATGAatagcagtttttttttggttacataGGCACCATGGACTTCaaaagagacaaaattcagagagTTCAAAACTGCCGCAAGAAACTGACACAGTTAATTATTCCCTGCCTTTCTTAATAACTCTACTAGCTAAGCTTGTTGTTGTCAATGGTATGGGTTTGGTATATTTCTGTAACTTTATGTTCTACCCAGTATGCTTTGAACTACTACAATCTCCAAATTCCCTGTCACACATCTgtgataccatttttttttgggggggggggggtttggcaAACTATTCAAGGTAAGAAATATATCAGGGATGATAAAGCAAAGAGTATCGGAGAGACATTGATCACAAGAAACGTCTTCTGTAGCATCATCTCCGTATCTGTACCTCCTAAGATTCAGAGAACCAGCCGGTCCTCTCCGTCGACCTCGCTCCTGAAGATCTGCCCCGATTCTTCATGCTGGTCGGCCGAGAGGAAGCAACGTTTCTTGCATTCCATCAATGATTCAAAGTCCTGCCACATCTTCATCTGTTTCATACTGGGTCCATGACTCGCCTTGACTGCCTTCTGCTTCTCTCGAAGGCTCTGAGAGACGAAAACATGGGAAGACTTTCAGTGAGTAAAATTACACATGTAGATGTGATTCTATACGCTCGAAAAGCAACTAAATTAGCGACCAGGTTTCCTTTACCCTTTCCTGGTATACTCAGGTATGACACTGATCGATGAATCATCAACATTCATCAAAAGTGTGATCGTCCAATGAGAAAGTCATGATGGGATTAACACAAGCAACGGTGATACATCTGACCAAACCTGAGATCATACTAACCTGTCTAAGATTCACTAATTTATTCTATCAAGAATTTTCCTAAACATCTACTTTATTCTAAAATCAACTCCTTACcacttttccctttttctttgaTTTAAATCAATCATTGCAATCTTCTGGAATCAACATGGATAAATCTGATCAACACTGATACGTCTGATCAACATTATTGATTGATATTCTATCAACAATATTGATACATCTGATCAACATTATTGTTGTCTGATCAACATTGATACAACTGACCAACATTGACAAACCTGATCAGCCAGTAATACATCTGatcaatatttacaaatttaatcAACGTTGCTACAGTTGTCCAGCATTCGACATTCATACATCTAATCAACATTTTTTATACCATTGGTCAACATTAATAAATCTGATCACACACCGATGCATTCATCAACATTGATAGTCATCAACATGATACATCCGATCACACACCAATGCATTCATCAACATTGATACATTCATCAACATGATACATCCAATCACACATGGATGCAGTCATCAACATTGCTACATTCATCAACATGATACATCCGATCACACACCGATGCATTCATCAACATTGATACATTCATCAACATGATACATCCAATCACACACCGATGCAGTCATCAACATTGATACATTGATCAACATGACACATCCGATTACAAACTGATGCATTCATCAACATTGATACATTCATCAACATGATACATCCAATCACACACTGATGCATTCATCAACATTGATACATTCATCAACATTATACATC encodes the following:
- the LOC139975214 gene encoding presenilin-associated rhomboid-like protein, mitochondrial isoform X1, translating into MASSIFQSSLNVTRRNNANRCFLQHYRNFQRAEKGSEVSRKTAKEKRIIRANLESKSPEKIDVVYARNGRPSFRTLIRPFGFACLFTGGSFAGCAVWQYESMRSKATSSRIHDFAESFFETEKRGEFRNQLNRWYHSLSGTQKMVLGIIATNVAVFACWRVPALQMFMIRWFSASPAAQATCLPMVLSTFSQFSFWHLAINMYVLWSFTPTIGAVLGREQFLAFYLTGGVWASFASYAVKVATSSVHPSIGASGAIMAVLGAVCTHVPDATLSIILLPFITFSAGAALKGLVAFESLGVILRWKFFDHAAHLGGLLFGCYYVTDGHKRTWDHRGRFMERWHKFRGKPVDS
- the LOC139975214 gene encoding presenilin-associated rhomboid-like protein, mitochondrial isoform X2, with protein sequence MASSIFQSSLNVTRRNNANRCFLQHYRNFQRAEKGSEVSRKTAKEKRIIRANLESKSPEKIDVVYARNGRPSFRTLIRPFGFACLLNRWYHSLSGTQKMVLGIIATNVAVFACWRVPALQMFMIRWFSASPAAQATCLPMVLSTFSQFSFWHLAINMYVLWSFTPTIGAVLGREQFLAFYLTGGVWASFASYAVKVATSSVHPSIGASGAIMAVLGAVCTHVPDATLSIILLPFITFSAGAALKGLVAFESLGVILRWKFFDHAAHLGGLLFGCYYVTDGHKRTWDHRGRFMERWHKFRGKPVDS